One Streptomyces sp. CNQ-509 DNA window includes the following coding sequences:
- a CDS encoding GNAT family N-acetyltransferase: MELRDHYGLALAVIEPAELDRRPWAQVRERIDVVRLPEPPPGLAGELAARGFVVKPSAVTWLAELGVDEAAFLGRLERADRQSIRRAQRRAAAAGLREVVADPITPELLDSFLVLYAARVARMRFGVPFALDYRDTVLNGPDKFFGVFAVAADGVGGEGVNGTDVVGGVLVLERPDIRTAVLRFSAVSAGWRRRSLPRALYTAALRIAREKGYEYATLGDEPNLSGHLTKPGLFVFKAGLGFRPVPAQDFTDPAVTDEADLVLRLGALSDPTLMLGYPVSAPGGEHTGAGGTDGGSSPPAAAGGPRQLAVNLVCESPVNSALYAAPSLAPTVLRRPGG; encoded by the coding sequence ATGGAGCTGCGGGACCACTACGGCCTGGCGCTCGCCGTGATCGAGCCGGCGGAGCTGGACCGCCGGCCCTGGGCACAGGTCCGGGAGCGGATCGACGTGGTCCGGCTGCCGGAGCCGCCTCCGGGGCTGGCCGGTGAGCTGGCCGCGCGCGGCTTCGTGGTCAAGCCGTCCGCGGTGACGTGGCTGGCGGAGCTGGGTGTGGACGAGGCGGCGTTCCTGGGCAGGCTGGAGCGGGCCGACCGGCAGTCGATCCGCAGGGCGCAGCGCCGCGCCGCCGCGGCGGGGCTGCGGGAGGTGGTGGCCGACCCCATCACTCCGGAGCTGCTGGACAGCTTCCTCGTCCTGTACGCGGCGCGCGTGGCGCGGATGCGCTTCGGCGTGCCGTTCGCCCTGGACTACCGGGACACGGTCCTGAACGGCCCGGACAAGTTCTTCGGCGTCTTCGCCGTCGCCGCGGACGGCGTCGGCGGCGAGGGCGTGAACGGCACCGACGTGGTCGGCGGCGTGCTGGTGCTGGAACGGCCGGACATCCGGACCGCGGTGCTGCGGTTCTCCGCGGTCAGCGCGGGGTGGCGGCGCCGCAGCCTGCCGCGGGCGCTGTACACCGCGGCGCTGCGCATCGCCCGGGAGAAGGGGTACGAGTACGCCACGCTCGGCGACGAGCCGAACCTGTCGGGGCACCTCACCAAGCCGGGCCTGTTCGTGTTCAAGGCCGGGCTGGGCTTCCGGCCGGTGCCCGCACAGGACTTCACCGACCCGGCGGTTACGGACGAGGCCGACTTGGTGCTTCGGCTCGGCGCACTCAGCGACCCGACGCTGATGCTCGGCTATCCGGTGTCCGCGCCGGGCGGCGAGCACACCGGCGCGGGCGGCACGGACGGCGGGAGCAGCCCTCCGGCCGCCGCCGGCGGTCCGCGGCAGCTCGCGGTCAACCTCGTCTGCGAGTCCCCGGTGAACTCCGCGCTGTACGCGGCTCCGTCGCTGGCGCCGACCGTGCTGCGCCGACCCGGCGGTTGA
- a CDS encoding RimK family alpha-L-glutamate ligase → MKIGLLGWDYTGIDPDGPSLVEYGRERGHEMSFFTLEEIAYRTGSGGDVELSLRGEPAAAFDAILNRAKLYGDDWQDRVERLTMLSDTPGPRMFDPAEAWLTGYSKFQMAQRLAAAGLPVPPLRSVTTTAEVEAACAEWGPVIIKPSFGYRGQDVERIADYAAGKALAEELLSRHRTLVCQPYYPTEGGEYRITVAGEVAPINMLKLPAAGSWRCKTLEGSSFERFDAPDELIELSVAATRAMGLTLAGLDVLPTSDGYVILEVNAVPGFLSLLGREQHRQVLGGVFDWVERSMAAG, encoded by the coding sequence GTGAAGATCGGCTTGCTGGGCTGGGACTACACCGGTATCGATCCCGACGGCCCGAGCCTCGTGGAGTACGGGCGTGAACGCGGGCACGAGATGTCGTTCTTCACGCTGGAGGAGATCGCGTACCGCACCGGGTCCGGCGGCGACGTGGAGCTGTCGCTGCGCGGGGAGCCCGCGGCGGCCTTCGACGCGATCCTGAACCGGGCCAAGCTGTACGGCGACGACTGGCAGGACCGGGTCGAGCGGCTGACGATGCTCAGCGACACCCCGGGCCCGCGCATGTTCGACCCCGCGGAGGCGTGGCTGACCGGGTACAGCAAGTTCCAGATGGCGCAGCGGCTGGCGGCGGCCGGGCTGCCCGTGCCGCCGCTGCGGTCGGTGACCACCACCGCCGAGGTCGAGGCGGCGTGCGCCGAATGGGGCCCGGTGATCATCAAGCCGTCGTTCGGCTACCGCGGGCAGGATGTCGAGCGGATCGCCGACTACGCCGCCGGCAAGGCACTCGCCGAGGAACTCCTCTCCCGTCACCGCACGCTGGTGTGCCAGCCGTACTACCCCACCGAGGGCGGTGAGTACCGGATCACCGTTGCCGGGGAGGTCGCCCCGATCAACATGCTGAAGCTGCCGGCGGCCGGGTCCTGGCGCTGCAAGACGCTGGAGGGCTCCAGCTTCGAGCGCTTCGACGCCCCCGACGAGCTGATCGAGCTGTCGGTGGCGGCGACCCGCGCCATGGGCCTCACACTCGCCGGACTCGACGTCCTGCCGACCTCCGACGGCTACGTCATCCTTGAGGTCAACGCGGTGCCGGGCTTTCTGTCGCTGCTCGGCAGGGAACAGCACCGGCAGGTGCTCGGCGGCGTGTTCGACTGGGTGGAGCGGAGCATGGCGGCGGGCTGA
- a CDS encoding AMP-binding protein translates to MWGTLVRPGRKEADAYRTAGWWRDETFLDDLEAAARSRPAHPAIIAYEGRDHARTLTYAELADVVERFAAALAALGVGRGDVVALYMPNRWQLTPLFLACHRIGAVTSPVIPALDVRELAYVLTESGAKVCVTVDRIGETDYGARLAEAAPKTLAHRVVIGDAAASGALDFEGFFVRTDHPPVASAAPLGPDDPSLLLYTSGTTGRMKGVVHSQNTLHAAVLAVSRPHRLTAGDIISIPAFATHMAGLTYACYMPLLLHATCVTQSDHLDVELFLDLLAEHRITWAYAAPARLVDMLEIQRAQPRDTSAVVQVVSGSAPIQPRLISEMRKVFDLPVRALWGMTENGAVTVTRDGDPEGWAAHSDGRAEPSMEVRIDAGPGKPEPAVGRLLVRGASQCLGYLGQREVYEACLDADGWFDTGDLARHDGRGGIRITGRRVDQINRANGQKIATLEVESVLTRHPNIREVALVGYPDPQLPTAELVCAVVVADGEPPTLESVHAHLAAEKMARVLWPDRVQFVWELPKNSLGKVLRHPLRERLEIEYAARR, encoded by the coding sequence ATGTGGGGAACGCTCGTCAGGCCAGGCCGGAAAGAGGCCGACGCGTACCGCACGGCGGGCTGGTGGCGGGACGAGACCTTCCTCGACGACCTTGAGGCGGCGGCCCGTTCACGCCCAGCTCACCCCGCGATCATCGCGTACGAGGGTCGTGATCACGCCAGGACGCTCACCTACGCCGAGCTTGCGGACGTCGTCGAGCGGTTCGCGGCGGCGCTCGCGGCGCTCGGCGTCGGACGCGGCGACGTCGTCGCGCTGTACATGCCGAACCGGTGGCAGCTCACCCCGCTCTTCCTGGCGTGCCACCGGATCGGCGCCGTCACCTCACCGGTGATCCCCGCGCTCGACGTGCGCGAGTTGGCGTACGTGCTCACGGAGAGCGGCGCGAAGGTCTGCGTCACGGTGGACCGGATAGGCGAGACCGACTACGGCGCCCGGCTGGCCGAGGCCGCGCCGAAGACGCTGGCGCACCGGGTGGTGATCGGCGACGCCGCCGCGTCCGGTGCGCTGGACTTCGAGGGGTTCTTCGTACGGACCGACCACCCGCCGGTGGCATCGGCCGCCCCGCTCGGACCGGACGACCCGTCACTGCTGCTCTACACCTCCGGCACCACCGGCCGGATGAAGGGCGTGGTGCACAGCCAGAACACCCTGCACGCCGCGGTGCTCGCGGTCTCCCGGCCGCACCGGCTGACCGCCGGCGACATCATCTCGATCCCGGCCTTCGCCACGCACATGGCCGGGTTGACCTACGCCTGCTACATGCCGCTGCTGCTGCACGCCACCTGCGTCACGCAGTCCGACCACCTCGACGTGGAGCTCTTCCTCGACCTGCTCGCCGAGCACCGCATCACGTGGGCGTACGCCGCGCCGGCGCGGCTGGTCGACATGCTGGAGATCCAGCGCGCTCAGCCGCGGGACACCTCCGCCGTGGTGCAGGTCGTCTCCGGCTCGGCGCCCATTCAGCCGCGGCTGATCTCGGAGATGCGGAAGGTCTTCGACCTGCCCGTGCGCGCGCTGTGGGGCATGACCGAGAACGGCGCGGTCACCGTGACCCGGGACGGCGACCCGGAAGGCTGGGCGGCGCACAGCGACGGCCGGGCGGAGCCGTCGATGGAGGTGCGCATCGACGCCGGGCCGGGCAAGCCGGAGCCGGCCGTGGGCCGGCTGCTGGTCCGCGGCGCCTCGCAGTGCCTGGGCTATCTGGGCCAGCGCGAGGTGTACGAAGCGTGCCTGGACGCCGACGGCTGGTTCGACACCGGCGACCTGGCGCGCCACGACGGCCGCGGCGGTATCCGCATCACCGGCCGCCGGGTGGACCAGATCAACCGCGCCAACGGCCAGAAGATCGCCACACTGGAGGTCGAGTCCGTCCTCACCCGGCACCCGAACATCAGGGAGGTCGCACTCGTCGGCTACCCCGATCCTCAGCTGCCCACCGCGGAGCTGGTGTGCGCGGTCGTGGTGGCGGACGGCGAACCGCCGACGCTGGAGTCGGTGCACGCGCACCTTGCGGCCGAGAAGATGGCCCGGGTGCTGTGGCCGGACCGGGTGCAGTTCGTCTGGGAGCTGCCGAAGAACTCGCTGGGCAAGGTGCTGCGCCATCCGCTGCGCGAGCGCCTCGAGATCGAGTACGCCGCCCGCCGATGA
- a CDS encoding MFS transporter, giving the protein MTASPGSPPPWGSSPPAGSAEPGGVPASHAARRRRSVALLVISTAQLMFLLDATIVNVALPSMQRSLDLSGSDLEWVVASYSIAFGGLLMLGGRCGDILGRRQVFTAGIALFTVASLLGGMAWEPWLLVVCRTAQGVGAAAASPAALSLIAVTFPEGPERNRAVGWYTAVATAGGGVGIMAGGLITSYLSWRWVLFVNVPIGVAILAVGRRVLKETERRRGAFDAVGAVTGTLAALLLVYGLIDGAADGGNWSSPAVVGALVLAAVLLPVFVLVEKRSKQPLVPLRLFAGRTRPGTYAVFALTSTAMFGIFFFLTLFLQRVWDYSPLKTAFVYIPLTGLLVLGAKVSSRLVAVAGTRPLVCGGLLVATVGMLWLSRIGDSAGYTTGMLVPTVLTYAGLGVVSVPLTIAALADVPDEDSGAASGLFNMSRQIGGATGLAVLGTVVWATVEAQDHADAEAALSEGVGRGFLVAAGVTALALLLALLTVPGRAEPGAPADVRTAAGGTDGPKTTDGPAAGTAGPAEPAAPGAAGPAEPGRAGDGG; this is encoded by the coding sequence ATGACGGCCTCGCCGGGCTCCCCGCCCCCCTGGGGGTCCTCCCCCCCGGCGGGCTCCGCGGAGCCCGGCGGCGTCCCCGCGTCCCACGCGGCGCGCAGGCGGCGCTCGGTCGCGCTCCTGGTGATCTCCACGGCGCAGTTGATGTTCCTGCTCGACGCGACCATCGTCAACGTCGCGCTGCCCAGCATGCAGCGCTCGCTCGATCTGTCGGGCTCCGACCTGGAGTGGGTCGTCGCGTCGTACTCGATCGCCTTCGGCGGGCTGCTGATGCTGGGCGGCCGGTGCGGCGACATCCTGGGCAGGCGGCAGGTGTTCACCGCCGGCATCGCGCTGTTCACCGTCGCCTCGCTGCTCGGCGGCATGGCCTGGGAGCCGTGGCTGCTGGTGGTGTGCAGGACGGCGCAGGGCGTGGGCGCGGCGGCGGCGTCGCCGGCCGCGCTCTCGCTGATCGCGGTGACGTTCCCCGAGGGGCCGGAGCGCAATCGGGCGGTGGGCTGGTACACGGCGGTGGCCACGGCGGGCGGCGGCGTCGGCATCATGGCCGGCGGGCTGATCACGTCGTATCTCTCCTGGCGCTGGGTGCTGTTCGTCAACGTCCCGATCGGGGTGGCGATCCTCGCCGTGGGCCGGCGGGTGCTGAAGGAGACGGAGCGGCGGCGCGGCGCGTTCGACGCGGTGGGCGCCGTCACCGGGACGCTGGCGGCGCTGCTGCTGGTCTACGGGCTGATCGACGGCGCCGCGGACGGCGGCAACTGGAGCTCTCCCGCGGTCGTCGGCGCGCTGGTGCTCGCGGCGGTGCTGCTGCCGGTCTTCGTGCTGGTGGAGAAGCGGAGCAAGCAGCCGCTGGTGCCGCTGCGGCTGTTCGCGGGCCGCACCAGGCCGGGTACGTACGCGGTGTTCGCGCTCACCAGCACCGCGATGTTCGGCATCTTCTTCTTCCTCACGCTCTTCCTGCAGCGGGTGTGGGACTACTCGCCACTGAAGACGGCGTTCGTGTACATCCCGCTGACCGGCCTGCTGGTGCTGGGCGCCAAGGTCAGCTCGCGCCTCGTGGCGGTGGCCGGCACGAGGCCGCTGGTGTGCGGCGGGCTGCTGGTCGCGACGGTCGGCATGCTGTGGCTGTCGCGGATCGGCGACTCCGCCGGGTACACCACCGGGATGCTGGTTCCCACGGTGCTGACGTACGCGGGTCTCGGTGTGGTCAGCGTGCCGCTGACGATCGCCGCGCTCGCCGACGTACCGGACGAGGACTCGGGCGCCGCCTCCGGCCTGTTCAACATGTCCCGGCAGATCGGCGGCGCCACCGGCCTGGCCGTGCTCGGCACGGTGGTGTGGGCGACGGTCGAGGCGCAGGACCACGCGGACGCGGAGGCCGCGCTGTCCGAGGGCGTCGGCCGCGGGTTCCTCGTGGCGGCGGGCGTCACGGCGCTCGCCCTGCTTCTCGCGCTGCTGACCGTGCCGGGGAGGGCCGAGCCGGGAGCCCCGGCGGACGTGCGCACCGCGGCGGGCGGTACGGACGGGCCGAAGACGACGGACGGGCCGGCGGCCGGAACCGCCGGTCCGGCCGAGCCGGCGGCTCCCGGTGCCGCGGGTCCGGCGGAGCCGGGAAGGGCGGGTGACGGTGGCTGA
- a CDS encoding FAD-binding oxidoreductase, giving the protein MADVLVIGGGIAGAAAGWFLARQRGGSRVTLLEAERAPGMHATGRSAALFSEYFGNATVRALTGHSRAFYAAPPAGFAAGALLTPRGVLALGTPETAAAFEAAKAAGAGAPRPAVELTAAAALALCPLLRPGAFDRALHKPGACDIDVGAAHQGFLRGLRAAGGTVVTGARVTGLCRRGGRWHAATSAGGFSAPLVVNAAGAWADDVAHLAGVAPAGLVAYRRTAALAPVPDGHDVTGWPMVTDVADTFYARPEPGGLLLSPADATPMVPGRARHDDTDVALAIARFEAMVALPLRHVTHAWAGLRTAAPDDTPVIGPDPDAPGFCWLAGLGGYGIQTAPAAGALLAALAAGDAPPTALRSLATDVTPVHTRTAPL; this is encoded by the coding sequence GTGGCTGACGTCCTTGTCATCGGGGGAGGCATCGCGGGTGCCGCGGCGGGATGGTTCCTCGCCAGGCAGCGCGGCGGCAGCCGGGTGACCCTGCTGGAGGCGGAGCGCGCACCGGGGATGCACGCGACCGGGCGCTCCGCGGCGCTGTTCAGCGAGTACTTCGGCAACGCGACGGTGCGGGCGCTCACCGGGCACAGCCGGGCCTTCTACGCGGCGCCGCCCGCGGGCTTCGCCGCCGGCGCGCTGCTCACGCCGCGCGGCGTGCTCGCCCTCGGCACCCCGGAGACCGCCGCCGCCTTCGAGGCGGCGAAGGCCGCGGGGGCCGGCGCGCCGCGGCCCGCGGTGGAGCTGACCGCCGCGGCGGCGCTGGCGCTCTGCCCCCTGCTCCGCCCCGGCGCCTTCGACCGGGCGCTGCACAAACCCGGCGCCTGCGACATCGACGTGGGCGCCGCGCACCAGGGCTTCCTGCGCGGGCTGCGTGCCGCCGGCGGCACGGTGGTGACCGGTGCACGGGTCACAGGGCTCTGCCGCCGCGGGGGCCGGTGGCACGCCGCCACCTCCGCCGGCGGTTTCTCCGCGCCGCTCGTCGTCAACGCCGCCGGCGCGTGGGCGGACGACGTTGCGCACCTGGCCGGCGTGGCGCCGGCCGGGCTCGTCGCGTACCGCCGCACCGCCGCCCTCGCGCCGGTACCCGACGGCCACGACGTCACCGGCTGGCCGATGGTCACCGACGTCGCCGACACCTTCTACGCCCGCCCCGAGCCCGGCGGCCTGCTGCTCTCCCCTGCCGACGCGACGCCGATGGTGCCGGGTCGAGCACGGCACGACGATACCGACGTGGCGCTGGCCATCGCGCGGTTCGAGGCGATGGTCGCACTCCCGCTGCGGCACGTCACGCACGCCTGGGCGGGGCTGCGCACCGCCGCGCCCGACGACACCCCCGTGATCGGGCCCGACCCGGACGCGCCGGGGTTCTGCTGGCTCGCCGGACTCGGCGGCTACGGCATCCAGACAGCCCCCGCGGCCGGCGCGCTGCTCGCCGCCCTCGCCGCGGGGGACGCACCACCCACCGCACTGCGCTCGCTCGCCACAGACGTCACCCCTGTCCACACCCGCACGGCACCTCTCTGA
- a CDS encoding amino acid adenylation domain-containing protein: MSDTIWHLAGGRADHGPYRPVTALIEQQRARTPDRPAVTYRGTTETTLTYAEFDALANGLAAELAEAGVRAGDVVPVVLGNSLELPLCMVALMKLGAAFTLCDPAWPEERLRAVLVHPAPRLVLTATAAVVEHGAHVVAAHRIRPRGRGPDVPAPGADAVAYGVFTSGSTGPPKCALNLHRGLANRLRFMTRWFAATGDEVVLQNSRHTFDSAIWQLLWPLTTGGRTIVPEQGEFLDLERTVEIIHRYRVTVTDFVPAILGMLLALLEAEPAAVAKVASLRHLVVGGEEIIPHAVHRLRDLVPGLEITNGYGPSETAIGMVFHRIAGDEGDRIPLGRPIDNCYAVVADDTLTPLPAGRTGEILVGGDCVGAGYLGDPERTGQVFVPNPYPQIPGPRLYRTGDLGWFDEAGLLRFTGRRDRQAKVDGVRIELAEVETAAEGCAGVIQAKALTVRRGGRNKLVVAAAAEEGTAPAALRAHLTSVLPRIHLPQHCIVVESLPLTDNGKVDLEALRRIVAEKLEAGVRSAARDDDSPAERVADIVRGVLGLPDFGVDDDFLARGGDSLSALGATIAVRDALGVPVTVSDLYTHRTPAALVVAVLRRPARDGDDGAQEESALMERDALPPADLAHAAARAAGAAAVLPPRTVLVTGATGFVGSRAVHRLLDGTQARVVCLVRARDDAQARSRMVAALRAQGLWEESLGQRLDARAGDLALPRFGWPERRWERYAAECDAVLHAGALVNFLLGYRDHRAANVTGTAHALRFALAGRPKPLHHVSTLGALDRHALHAGAPLGEDTDPRRVTVPASGYSRSKLVAEKMLMRARELGAPVTIYRLGEIMPAADNGVPNPRALTHLLLSAFHEAGVRPAVPMRTDYTPVDETAARLAAGLAEGPTGADYHVFRTESVDLGTVGLAPAGEADAADGGARPLPPREFMATLAAAAEADERSASALLHAVLTSLPATGADGVPDFAGLFVDNPRLFTRAGCAALDERHGLRDGPLDKAFAAYRATLTG, encoded by the coding sequence ATGTCGGATACGATCTGGCACCTCGCCGGTGGCCGGGCCGACCACGGCCCGTACCGTCCGGTGACCGCCCTCATCGAACAGCAGCGTGCCCGCACGCCGGACCGCCCCGCCGTCACCTACCGCGGCACGACCGAGACCACGCTCACCTACGCGGAGTTCGACGCGCTCGCCAATGGCCTGGCCGCCGAACTGGCCGAGGCGGGCGTGCGCGCCGGAGACGTCGTGCCCGTCGTCCTCGGCAACAGTCTCGAACTGCCGCTGTGCATGGTGGCCCTGATGAAGCTCGGCGCCGCCTTCACGCTCTGCGACCCCGCCTGGCCCGAGGAGCGGCTGCGCGCCGTGCTCGTGCACCCCGCCCCGCGGCTGGTGCTCACCGCGACCGCCGCCGTCGTGGAGCACGGCGCGCACGTGGTCGCCGCGCACCGCATCCGTCCGCGTGGGCGCGGGCCCGACGTGCCGGCGCCGGGCGCGGACGCGGTGGCGTACGGGGTGTTCACCTCGGGCAGCACCGGTCCGCCGAAGTGCGCGCTGAACCTGCACCGCGGGCTCGCCAACCGGCTGCGCTTCATGACCCGCTGGTTCGCCGCCACCGGCGACGAGGTCGTCCTGCAGAACAGCCGGCACACCTTCGACTCGGCGATCTGGCAGTTGCTGTGGCCGCTGACGACCGGCGGTCGCACGATCGTCCCAGAGCAGGGCGAGTTCCTCGACCTGGAGCGGACGGTGGAGATCATCCACCGCTACCGCGTCACCGTCACGGACTTCGTGCCCGCGATCCTCGGCATGCTGCTGGCCCTGCTGGAGGCCGAGCCCGCGGCGGTGGCGAAGGTGGCGTCGCTGCGTCACCTCGTCGTGGGCGGCGAGGAGATCATCCCGCACGCCGTGCACCGGCTGCGCGACCTGGTTCCGGGCCTTGAGATCACCAACGGCTACGGCCCGTCCGAGACCGCGATCGGCATGGTCTTCCACCGCATCGCCGGCGACGAGGGCGACCGCATCCCGCTCGGCCGCCCCATCGACAACTGCTACGCGGTCGTCGCCGACGACACGCTCACACCGCTGCCCGCCGGCCGCACCGGGGAGATCCTCGTCGGCGGTGATTGCGTGGGCGCCGGCTACCTCGGCGACCCGGAGCGGACCGGGCAGGTCTTCGTGCCGAACCCGTACCCGCAGATCCCCGGCCCGCGGCTGTACCGCACCGGCGACCTCGGCTGGTTCGACGAGGCGGGCCTGCTGCGCTTCACCGGCCGCCGCGACCGGCAGGCGAAGGTGGACGGGGTGCGCATCGAGCTGGCCGAGGTCGAGACGGCGGCCGAGGGCTGCGCCGGAGTGATCCAGGCCAAGGCGCTGACCGTGCGGCGGGGCGGCCGCAACAAGCTGGTGGTGGCTGCCGCCGCCGAGGAGGGCACCGCGCCGGCGGCGCTCCGCGCGCACCTGACGTCGGTGCTGCCGCGCATCCACCTGCCGCAGCACTGCATCGTCGTGGAGTCGCTCCCGCTGACCGACAACGGGAAGGTCGACCTGGAGGCGCTTCGCCGGATCGTGGCGGAGAAGCTGGAGGCCGGCGTCCGATCCGCCGCCCGCGACGACGATTCGCCGGCGGAGCGCGTCGCGGACATCGTGCGCGGCGTCCTCGGGCTGCCGGACTTCGGCGTGGACGACGACTTCCTCGCCCGCGGCGGCGACTCGCTGAGCGCGCTCGGCGCCACCATCGCCGTGCGCGACGCGCTCGGCGTGCCGGTGACCGTCTCCGACCTCTACACCCACCGCACCCCCGCCGCGCTCGTCGTCGCCGTCCTGCGCCGTCCTGCGCGGGACGGCGACGACGGCGCGCAGGAGGAGTCGGCGCTGATGGAGCGCGACGCGCTGCCGCCGGCGGACCTGGCGCACGCGGCGGCCCGCGCCGCCGGTGCCGCCGCGGTGCTGCCGCCGCGTACGGTGCTGGTCACCGGGGCCACCGGCTTCGTCGGCTCCCGGGCGGTGCACCGGTTGCTCGACGGCACGCAAGCCCGGGTGGTGTGCCTGGTGCGCGCCCGCGACGACGCTCAGGCCAGGAGCCGGATGGTGGCCGCGCTCCGCGCCCAGGGGCTGTGGGAGGAGTCGCTGGGGCAGCGGCTGGACGCCCGCGCCGGCGACCTCGCCCTGCCCCGCTTCGGCTGGCCCGAGCGGCGGTGGGAACGGTACGCGGCGGAGTGCGACGCGGTGCTGCACGCCGGCGCGCTGGTCAATTTTCTGCTCGGCTACCGGGACCACCGCGCCGCCAACGTCACGGGGACCGCCCACGCGCTGCGCTTCGCGCTCGCCGGCCGGCCGAAGCCGCTGCACCACGTGTCCACCCTGGGGGCGCTGGACCGGCATGCGCTGCACGCCGGCGCACCGCTCGGCGAGGACACCGACCCACGGCGGGTGACGGTCCCGGCCAGCGGCTACAGCCGCTCCAAGCTGGTGGCGGAGAAGATGCTGATGCGGGCGCGCGAACTGGGCGCGCCGGTCACGATCTACCGGCTCGGCGAGATCATGCCGGCCGCGGACAACGGCGTGCCCAACCCGCGGGCGCTCACCCACCTGTTACTGTCCGCCTTCCACGAGGCCGGGGTACGGCCCGCGGTGCCGATGCGCACCGACTACACGCCGGTCGACGAGACGGCCGCCCGGCTCGCGGCGGGGCTGGCCGAGGGGCCGACCGGTGCGGACTACCACGTCTTCCGCACGGAGAGCGTCGACCTGGGGACCGTCGGCCTGGCCCCGGCCGGCGAAGCGGACGCGGCGGACGGCGGAGCGCGCCCGCTGCCGCCGCGGGAGTTCATGGCCACGCTCGCCGCGGCGGCCGAGGCCGACGAGCGGTCGGCCTCCGCCCTGCTGCACGCCGTGCTGACCTCCCTCCCGGCCACCGGGGCGGACGGAGTACCGGACTTCGCCGGGCTGTTCGTCGACAACCCGCGGCTGTTCACCAGGGCCGGGTGCGCGGCGCTGGACGAGCGCCACGGGCTGCGTGACGGCCCACTCGACAAGGCGTTCGCCGCCTACCGCGCCACGCTCACCGGCTGA
- a CDS encoding aldo/keto reductase, which translates to MQNRTMGRLGWQVSEIGYGMWGIGGGPGGFTGWDYDVAPDCLDLAVELGCTFFDTAWVYGRGVSEQLLAALLKRHPERRLYTATKVPPRNREWPPGKDDTLDDVFPPDHVREYVHRSLENLGTDSIDLLQFHVWEDRWAGDERWQRVVADLKAEGVIEGFGISVNRWEPENCMRALDTGLIDVVQVIYNIFDQAPEDELFERAQRDGIGIIARVPFDEGGLTGTLTRQTSFPEDDWRAVYFGPDNLGPTVDRAEALKKVLPEGMTLPELALRFILHHPAVSTVIPGMRKPAHVRANVAVSDAPPLDAGLLAELRRHRWDRRPTAWSM; encoded by the coding sequence GTGCAGAATCGGACCATGGGCCGGCTCGGCTGGCAGGTCAGCGAAATCGGCTACGGAATGTGGGGCATCGGCGGCGGCCCCGGCGGCTTCACCGGCTGGGACTACGACGTCGCGCCCGACTGCCTGGACCTGGCGGTGGAGCTGGGCTGCACCTTCTTCGACACCGCCTGGGTCTACGGCAGGGGAGTCAGCGAGCAGTTGCTCGCGGCGCTGCTGAAGCGCCACCCCGAGCGGCGGCTCTACACCGCGACGAAGGTGCCGCCGCGCAACCGCGAGTGGCCGCCCGGAAAGGACGACACGCTCGACGACGTCTTCCCGCCCGACCACGTGCGCGAGTACGTGCACCGCAGCCTGGAGAACCTCGGCACCGACAGCATCGACCTGCTGCAGTTCCACGTGTGGGAGGACAGGTGGGCCGGCGACGAACGCTGGCAGCGGGTCGTCGCCGACCTCAAGGCGGAGGGTGTGATCGAGGGCTTCGGCATCAGCGTCAACCGCTGGGAGCCGGAGAACTGCATGCGGGCACTCGACACCGGCCTCATCGACGTCGTCCAGGTGATCTACAACATCTTCGACCAGGCGCCGGAGGACGAGCTGTTCGAACGCGCGCAGCGCGACGGCATCGGCATCATCGCCCGCGTCCCGTTCGACGAGGGCGGGCTGACCGGCACGCTCACCCGCCAGACCTCGTTCCCCGAAGACGACTGGCGCGCGGTCTACTTCGGCCCGGACAACCTCGGCCCCACCGTCGACCGGGCGGAGGCGCTGAAGAAGGTGCTCCCCGAGGGGATGACGCTGCCCGAACTCGCGCTGCGCTTCATCCTCCACCACCCGGCCGTGAGCACGGTCATTCCCGGCATGCGCAAACCCGCTCACGTGCGCGCCAACGTCGCGGTCTCCGACGCCCCGCCGCTCGACGCCGGGCTGCTGGCCGAGCTGCGCCGGCACCGGTGGGACCGGCGGCCCACGGCCTGGTCGATGTGA